A window of the Streptomyces sp. NBC_00454 genome harbors these coding sequences:
- a CDS encoding type Z 30S ribosomal protein S14 yields the protein MAKKALIAKAARKPKFGVRAYTRCQRCGRPHSVYRKFGLCRVCLREMAHRGELPGVTKSSW from the coding sequence ATGGCGAAGAAGGCTCTCATCGCGAAGGCTGCCCGCAAGCCCAAGTTCGGTGTGCGTGCGTACACCCGCTGCCAGCGCTGCGGTCGCCCCCACTCCGTGTACCGCAAGTTCGGCCTGTGCCGCGTGTGCCTTCGTGAGATGGCTCACCGTGGCGAGCTGCCGGGCGTGACCAAGAGCTCCTGGTAA